One genomic segment of Nitrospirota bacterium includes these proteins:
- the flgG gene encoding flagellar basal-body rod protein FlgG: MLRSLFIAATGMEAQKLNIDIISNNLANVNTTGFKKSRADFQDLLYETFRLPGATSAEGSEIPSGIQVGMGVKPVAVQKLFQQGDFVQTGNNLDMVIEGDGFFQILMPDGTTSYSRAGAFKLDSEGRIVNSDGYPLEPGITVPSGATSINISSDGIVSVTQAGSATPTQIGQIEIANFINPGGLNALGKNLFQQTASSGDPTTGKPGTNGLGTLSQGFIEMSNVNVVEEMVNMIVSQRAYEVNSKAIQASDQMLQVANNLRQ, translated from the coding sequence ATGCTTCGCTCACTGTTCATCGCTGCCACCGGCATGGAGGCGCAAAAACTGAACATCGACATCATATCCAACAACCTGGCCAACGTCAACACTACGGGCTTCAAGAAGAGCAGGGCCGACTTCCAGGACCTCCTCTACGAGACGTTCCGGCTGCCGGGCGCGACGTCGGCGGAAGGGTCCGAGATCCCCTCAGGCATCCAGGTGGGCATGGGCGTCAAGCCCGTGGCGGTCCAGAAATTATTCCAGCAGGGGGATTTCGTCCAGACCGGCAACAATCTCGACATGGTCATTGAGGGCGACGGCTTCTTCCAGATCCTGATGCCCGACGGCACGACGTCATACAGCCGCGCCGGCGCCTTCAAGCTCGACAGCGAGGGCAGGATCGTGAACTCAGACGGCTATCCGCTCGAACCGGGGATAACCGTCCCGTCAGGCGCGACCTCCATCAACATCAGCTCCGACGGCATCGTGTCGGTGACCCAGGCGGGCAGCGCCACTCCCACCCAGATCGGCCAGATCGAGATTGCGAACTTCATCAATCCCGGCGGACTGAACGCACTCGGGAAGAACCTCTTCCAGCAGACGGCCTCTTCCGGCGACCCCACCACGGGCAAACCGGGAACCAACGGACTCGGGACCCTGTCGCAGGGCTTCATCGAGATGAGCAATGTGAACGTCGTCGAAGAGATGGTGAACATGATCGTAAGCCAGCGCGCCTACGAGGTCAACTCCAAGGCCATCCAGGCATCGGACCAGATGCTCCAGGTGGCGAACAATCTGAGACAATAA
- the flgA gene encoding flagellar basal body P-ring formation chaperone FlgA → MASACIRAGHDKALSLPFLPAQSTVWGLVLFCFFLAGPVPALADPWSPEAELRSYLLSTYPWADVDISNLEYSAELPAGRPVSIAVEKTPPGNSLFRFKFRGGGTILAAAHVRAFDRVVMTRSAFRKGYVLKPDDIYPTLMESGRIPKGAVRSEEKIIGRPLLRSVVPNVPVTDMMVSDTPLVRRGHKVSILVESAGFSIKALGEMKADAAVGDSVKALNLLSKKTVFGRLVDENTVRVEF, encoded by the coding sequence ATGGCTTCGGCATGCATCCGGGCAGGGCATGACAAAGCGCTCTCGCTTCCCTTCTTACCGGCGCAGTCCACGGTCTGGGGGCTTGTTCTTTTCTGTTTCTTTCTCGCGGGTCCGGTCCCGGCATTGGCTGACCCCTGGAGTCCGGAGGCCGAACTCAGGAGCTATCTCCTCAGCACCTATCCCTGGGCGGACGTGGACATCAGTAATCTCGAGTATAGCGCCGAGTTGCCGGCAGGCAGGCCTGTCTCGATCGCCGTTGAGAAGACGCCTCCTGGCAATTCCCTATTCCGGTTCAAATTCAGGGGGGGCGGGACGATCCTGGCGGCTGCCCACGTCAGGGCCTTTGACCGTGTGGTGATGACACGGTCCGCCTTCCGGAAGGGCTATGTGCTCAAGCCCGATGACATTTACCCGACGCTCATGGAGAGCGGACGGATCCCCAAGGGCGCCGTGCGGTCAGAAGAGAAGATCATCGGGAGGCCGCTCCTCCGGTCCGTTGTTCCCAATGTGCCGGTCACCGATATGATGGTCTCGGACACACCGCTCGTCAGACGGGGCCACAAGGTCTCAATCCTCGTAGAGTCCGCAGGCTTCTCCATCAAGGCCCTGGGAGAGATGAAGGCTGATGCAGCGGTCGGCGACTCCGTGAAGGCGCTGAACCTGCTGTCAAAGAAAACGGTCTTCGGCCGGCTCGTGGACGAGAACACCGTACGCGTGGAGTTTTGA
- a CDS encoding flagellar hook-basal body protein, giving the protein MYKGMYIAASGAILKQTQLEVITQNLANANTAGYKKDGVTFKDYLMPQDGTGSGPDGRVMSEFSAEKTDFTVGTTVRTGNPLDIAVEGSGFIALEGDQYTRRGDLVKNSEGYLTTHDGVKVMGSGGPISIPSDSVQISIDLEGKVSALQADATLPTEIDTIRVTDFGPDVTLTKVGNSMFKASGPGTAASATIKQGYLENANVDTVKEMVRMIETMREFESYQKAIQIFDNATSKVTNQLGTL; this is encoded by the coding sequence AGGCATGTATATAGCAGCGTCCGGAGCGATCCTGAAGCAGACGCAGCTCGAGGTCATCACGCAGAACCTCGCCAATGCTAACACTGCCGGCTACAAAAAGGACGGCGTCACGTTCAAGGACTATCTCATGCCCCAGGACGGCACAGGCTCGGGCCCGGACGGCCGCGTAATGAGCGAGTTCTCCGCGGAGAAGACGGACTTTACCGTAGGTACCACGGTCAGGACCGGCAATCCCCTGGACATCGCGGTGGAGGGCAGCGGTTTCATCGCGCTCGAAGGCGATCAGTACACAAGACGGGGCGACCTGGTGAAGAACAGCGAGGGATACCTCACAACGCATGACGGCGTCAAAGTCATGGGCTCGGGGGGGCCGATCTCCATTCCCTCGGACAGCGTCCAGATCAGCATCGACCTGGAAGGCAAGGTGTCCGCCCTGCAGGCGGACGCGACCCTCCCGACCGAGATCGACACGATACGGGTCACCGATTTCGGTCCCGACGTGACCCTGACCAAGGTGGGCAACAGCATGTTCAAAGCCAGCGGCCCGGGCACGGCCGCGTCGGCGACCATCAAGCAGGGCTACCTGGAGAATGCGAATGTCGATACGGTAAAGGAAATGGTCCGCATGATCGAGACCATGCGGGAGTTCGAATCCTATCAAAAAGCGATCCAGATCTTCGATAACGCCACATCAAAAGTCACGAACCAGCTGGGAACACTCTAA